Proteins encoded within one genomic window of Polynucleobacter duraquae:
- the recA gene encoding recombinase RecA — MALDDKRKSASSEFDGMSGDKQKALTAALAQIEKQFGKGSIMRLGDAEIHQDIQVVSSGSLGLDIALGVGGLARGRVIEIYGPESSGKTTLTLHAIAEMQKIGGTCAFIDAEHALDVQYASRLGVDVNNLLISQPDTGEQALEIADALVRSGSIDLIVIDSVAALVPRAEIEGDMGDSLPGLQARLMSQALRKLTGAIKRTNTTVIFINQIRMKIGVMFGSPETTTGGNALKFYASMRLDIRRIGSIKKGDEVVGNETRVKVVKNKVSPPFREAIFDIMYGAGISREGEIIDMGVEADIVEKSGSWYAYNGDRIGQGKDNVREFLKENPAIAQDIEAKIRAKLGVKTGTAIVSDVLSEEEEA; from the coding sequence ATGGCCTTAGACGATAAAAGAAAATCAGCATCATCCGAATTTGACGGTATGAGTGGAGACAAGCAAAAAGCATTAACTGCAGCTTTAGCACAAATTGAGAAACAATTTGGCAAGGGCTCAATCATGAGATTGGGCGATGCAGAAATCCATCAAGATATTCAGGTAGTTTCTAGCGGCTCATTGGGCTTAGATATTGCACTTGGAGTGGGTGGTTTGGCGCGTGGGCGCGTCATTGAGATTTACGGACCGGAATCTTCAGGTAAGACCACGCTGACTTTGCATGCGATTGCAGAAATGCAAAAGATTGGTGGAACTTGTGCATTCATTGATGCGGAACATGCTTTAGATGTTCAGTACGCTTCACGCTTAGGTGTGGATGTGAACAACCTGTTGATCTCGCAGCCAGATACTGGCGAGCAAGCATTAGAAATTGCAGACGCTTTGGTGCGTTCAGGCTCTATCGATTTAATTGTGATTGACTCTGTAGCGGCCTTAGTTCCAAGGGCGGAGATTGAGGGTGATATGGGTGATTCATTGCCTGGCCTTCAAGCCCGTCTGATGAGTCAAGCTTTACGTAAATTGACTGGTGCAATCAAGCGTACTAATACAACAGTAATCTTTATTAACCAAATCCGTATGAAAATTGGCGTGATGTTTGGTTCACCTGAAACTACAACCGGTGGTAATGCACTGAAGTTCTACGCCTCTATGCGTTTAGATATTCGTCGTATCGGCAGTATCAAGAAGGGCGATGAAGTTGTTGGTAACGAGACTCGCGTTAAAGTGGTCAAGAACAAGGTATCTCCGCCATTCCGCGAGGCAATCTTTGACATCATGTACGGCGCTGGAATTTCTCGAGAAGGTGAAATTATCGATATGGGTGTTGAGGCTGATATCGTTGAAAAGTCAGGCTCTTGGTATGCTTATAACGGTGATCGTATTGGTCAAGGTAAAGACAATGTGCGTGAGTTCTTGAAAGAGAATCCAGCCATTGCCCAAGATATTGAGGCCAAGATTCGTGCGAAATTGGGAGTAAAGACTGGCACAGCTATAGTGAGCGACGTTCTGAGCGAAGAAGAGGAAGCGTAA
- a CDS encoding DUF2878 domain-containing protein: MSKFWNFILFQMGWFACIIGAANEQVLWPVIGTLLYLAIHILRSENSKSELKLIFKAVIFGVSADTLIANMGFLYFNDAWPSAHLSPIWMWTLWALVASTVSGSLSWLRGRPWLGAVLGAIAGPMSYEAGIRMGAGSWGPNGQLGGLILLAIVWGVAMPLFFHWHNRHVSANLRQNQ, translated from the coding sequence ATGTCTAAATTTTGGAATTTCATACTCTTTCAGATGGGTTGGTTTGCTTGCATTATTGGCGCAGCCAATGAGCAGGTTTTATGGCCTGTCATTGGCACCCTTTTATATCTTGCGATACATATTTTGCGCTCAGAAAACTCTAAGTCAGAGCTAAAGCTAATATTCAAAGCAGTTATATTTGGAGTGAGTGCTGACACACTTATAGCTAACATGGGCTTTTTGTACTTTAATGACGCTTGGCCTAGTGCCCACTTATCCCCCATTTGGATGTGGACCCTATGGGCATTGGTAGCTAGTACTGTTAGTGGATCTTTATCTTGGTTACGTGGCAGACCATGGTTGGGGGCGGTTTTAGGGGCAATAGCCGGTCCAATGTCTTATGAAGCAGGCATCCGCATGGGGGCGGGTTCATGGGGCCCCAATGGACAGTTAGGTGGTCTCATCCTCTTAGCAATCGTATGGGGTGTTGCTATGCCACTATTTTTCCATTGGCATAACCGTCATGTAAGTGCAAATCTACGACAGAATCAGTAA
- a CDS encoding putative Na+/H+ antiporter yields MNPSTINIVSSAIFAVAVLHTFSTKFFEGLAHRYPNHSGIWHLLGEVEVVFGFWAMVLVSFFFVHTGHDATIAYLEKLNFTEPLFVFVIMIIAASKPVLEFCLFLVLRVTALLPLNKSVGFLWVTLTLVPLLGSFITEPAAMTVAALLLRNYYFSKHISPKLMYAALAVLFVNISIGGALTPYAAPPILMVATTWNWDLLFMLQNFGWRSALAVATNSALLVLIFFKELNAFRIEPNEKKIDAIPFGVIAIHLAFLVGVVISVHHSVLFMGLFLFFVGYTAAYARYQNKLIIRESLLVAFFLAGLVVLGGQQKWWLQSLLVNLDSTSVYYGATVLTAVTDNAALTYLGSLVDGLSDEFKYSLVSGALTGGGLTVIANAPNPAGFSILKPSFEEGAISPLYLFLYALPPTIIAIIAFRFI; encoded by the coding sequence ATGAATCCAAGCACAATCAATATAGTCAGTAGCGCTATTTTTGCAGTGGCGGTATTGCATACTTTCTCAACCAAGTTTTTTGAGGGTCTAGCACATAGATATCCAAATCATTCGGGTATTTGGCATTTGCTTGGCGAGGTTGAAGTGGTATTTGGTTTTTGGGCGATGGTGTTGGTTTCCTTCTTTTTTGTTCATACCGGACATGATGCGACTATCGCCTATCTTGAGAAACTGAACTTTACCGAGCCGCTATTTGTCTTTGTAATCATGATCATCGCAGCAAGTAAACCAGTTTTAGAGTTTTGTCTTTTCTTGGTGTTACGTGTAACTGCTTTACTGCCCCTCAATAAGTCGGTAGGATTTTTGTGGGTCACACTTACGCTAGTACCCTTGCTCGGTTCATTCATCACGGAACCAGCGGCCATGACGGTTGCAGCCTTACTTTTACGCAATTACTATTTTTCAAAACATATTTCACCAAAGCTCATGTATGCAGCGCTGGCGGTATTGTTTGTGAATATTTCTATTGGCGGCGCATTAACTCCTTATGCAGCCCCTCCTATCCTGATGGTTGCGACCACCTGGAATTGGGATCTTTTGTTTATGCTCCAAAACTTTGGCTGGCGCTCTGCACTGGCAGTTGCAACTAATTCTGCCTTACTCGTATTAATCTTCTTTAAAGAGTTAAATGCTTTTAGAATCGAACCCAACGAGAAAAAAATTGATGCGATTCCTTTCGGCGTCATTGCAATCCATTTAGCATTTTTAGTTGGAGTAGTGATCTCAGTTCACCACTCAGTTTTATTTATGGGCTTATTTTTGTTCTTTGTGGGCTACACAGCAGCTTACGCTCGTTACCAAAATAAGTTGATTATTCGTGAAAGTTTATTGGTAGCATTTTTCTTGGCGGGTCTTGTTGTCTTAGGTGGGCAACAAAAATGGTGGTTGCAATCCCTTCTAGTCAATTTAGATTCAACGTCGGTTTATTACGGTGCCACCGTTCTTACCGCAGTGACCGATAATGCTGCGCTTACCTATTTAGGGTCGCTGGTTGATGGGCTCTCTGATGAATTTAAGTACTCATTAGTTTCGGGCGCTCTCACTGGTGGCGGCTTAACAGTGATTGCCAACGCCCCAAATCCCGCAGGTTTTTCCATTCTTAAGCCGAGCTTTGAAGAAGGTGCGATTAGTCCTCTCTATTTATTTCTATATGCGTTACCGCCAACGATTATTGCCATCATCGCATTTCGATTTATCTAA